The segment TTAAGACTGGTACCGTGAGAAGGGGGAGAGACTATTATATGTTGGAGGTGATTAGAGCTAAAGTTAGACTCTTGATGTTCCCCCACACAGTATGAATCATAAAGGTCTCAGATAAGTAACTCCAGAACCCATTCagagtgcagagagagggagagagagagagagagggagagggagggagagagagagagagagagacagagacagagacagagagagagagagagagagagagagagagagagagagagagagagagagagagagagagagagagagagagacagagacagagacagagacagagagagagagggagagatagagagacagagacagagacagagagagagagagagagagagagagagagagagggagatacagagagagatacagagagagatacagagagagagagggagagatagagagacagagacagagagagagagacagagaaagagacagagacagagagagagagggagagatagagagagagggagagatagggagacagagacatagagagagagaggggagagagagagagacagagacagagacagagagacagagagagagagacagagagagagagacagagagagatacagagagagagacaaacagagacagagagagatacagagagagagacaaacagagacagagacagagacagagacagagagagagagagagagagagagagagagagagagagagagagagagagagagagagagagagagagagagagagagaggttaacttCCTTCACGGTTCAGTCTTGTGGCTTGCAGCAGTCCTGGGGTTGGTACCCAGTTGGTCATACATTTACTTTGGTTTCCCTTCTGGGTTTTACAATTTGCACTCCATACTGCAGTAATTTAAGAGTTTATTTGACAAAAAAAGCTACACTaccaacacatatggaatcatgttgtaaccaaaaaaagtgttaaacaaatcaaaatatattttatatttgagattcttcaaatagccaccctttgccttgatgacagctttgcacactcctggtattctctcaaccagcttcatgaggtagtctcctctcctgtaacctGTAATACATAGACCACAAGGACCTGTAATACATAGACCACAAGGACCTGTAATACATAGACCACAAGGACCTGGAATACATAGACCACAAGGACCTGTAATACATAGACCACAAGGACCTGGAATACATAGACCACAAGGACCTGGAATACATAGACCACAAGGACCTGGAATACATAGACCACAATGACCTGGAATACATAGACCACAAGGACCTGGAATACATAGACCACAAGGACCTGGAATACATAGACCACAAGGACCTGTAATACATAGACCACAAGGACCTGTAATACATAGACCACAAGGACCTGTAATACATAGACCACAAGGACCTGTAATACATAGACCACAAGGACCTGTAATACATAGACCACAAGGACCTGTAATACATAGACCACAAGGACCTGTAATACATAGACCACAAGGACATGTAATACATAGACCACAAGGACCTGACTAACCTCCTGTAACTGAACAGAGACCAAGTGGGGTCTGCTAAGAttattttgaatgattttattaTTTCAAACCATCCATCCATTTTGAGTGTTATGTGTTATGCTAATAAGAAGCTAAGAAAATGGCTTTTCAAGTCCAGGTTATTACTTCTCCAGATTACTTTTAATCAGTCTCCAACAAAAGACTGACTACAGACCCAGACTTGTTAGGGATTGGTGGCTCATTGGATTTCCATCCAGTTCTGAGCCTTTTATCTCTGGCTGCGTAGCAAGTCTGGCTTAGAGCTGTCTGGGTGTGGGCTGGAGGCGtcggagtggagagggaggaggctggagagggaggaggctggagaggggggaggctggagagggaggaggctggagaggggatggagggtgCAGGGATGcaggctgtgtgtgggggggggggctttagaaGGCCGGGCTGGAGGGGGGCTGAAGGAGATTGTTGGCTGGGACAGGATGCAGGCAGGGAGAGGGGTGCGGGTTGGAGGGGGACTGGAGTCGGTACGGGCTGAGAGTGTGGGCTGGCTTAATGGTGTCTGGGAGAGAGTGTGTAGAGCGAGACAGGCTAAAGGGGGGCTGGATGGAGGGGTCAGGCTGTGTGGAGGACGGAGGGGGCTGGATGGAGGGGTCAGGCTgtgtggaggctggagggggCTGGATGGAGGGGTCAGGCTgtgtggaggctggagggggCTGGATGGAGGGGTCAGGCTGTGTGGAGGACGGAGGGGGCTGGATGGAGGGGGTCAGGCTGTGTGGAGGACGGAGGGGGCTGGATGGAGGGGTCAGGCTgtgtggaggctggagggggCTGGATGGAGGGGGTCTGGCTGTGTGGAGGACGGAGGGGGCTGGATGGAGGGGTCAGGCTGTGTGGAGGACGGAGGGGGCTGGATGGAGGGGTCAGGCTgtgtggaggctggagggggCTGGATGGAGGGGTCAGGCTgtgtggaggctggagggggCTGGATGGAGGGGTCAGGCTGTGTGGAGGACTAAGGGGGCTGGATGGAGGGGTCAGGCTGTGTGGAGGACGGAGGGGGCTGGATGGAGGGGTCAGGCTGTGTGGAGGACAGAGGGGGCTGGATGGAGGGGTCAGGCTgtgtggaggctggagggggCTGGATGGAGGGGTCAGGCTGTGTGGAGGACGGAGGGGGCTGGATGGAGGGGTCAGGCTGTGTGGAGGATTGAGGGGGCTGGATGGAGGGGTCAGGCTGTGTGGAGGATTGAGGGGGCTGGATGGAGGGTGTAGGCTGTGTGGAGGACGGAGGGGGCTGGATGGAGGGGTCAGGCTgtgtggaggctggagggggCTGGATGGAGGGGTCAGGCTgtgtggaggctggagggggCTGGATGGAGGGGTCAGGCTGTGTAGAGGCTGGAGGGGGCTGGATGGAGGGTGTAGGCTGTGTGGAGGACGGAGGGGGCTGGATGGAGGGGTCAGGCTgtgtggaggctggagggggCTGGATGGAGGGGTCAGGCTgtgtggaggctggagggggCTGGATGGAGGGGTCAGGCTGTGTAGAGGCTGGAGGGGGCTGGATGGAGGGGGTCAGGCTGTGTGGAGGACAGAGGGGGCTGGATGGAGGGGTCAGGCTGTGTGAAGGACGGAGGGGGCTGGATGGAGGGTCAGGCTgtgtggaggctggagggggCTGGATGGAGGGGTCAGGCTGTGTAGAGGCTGGAGGGGGCTGGATGGAGGGTGTAGGCTGTGTGGAGGACGGAGGGGGCTGGATGGAGGGGTCAGGCTgtgtggaggctggagggggCTGGATGGAGGGGTCAGGCTGTGTGGAGGACAGAGGGGGCTGGATGGAGGGGGTCAGGCTGTGTGGAGGACAGAGGGGGCTGGATGGAGGGGTCAGGCTgtgtggaggctggagggggCTGGATGGAGGGGTCAGGCTGTGTGGAGGACGGAGGGGGCTGGATGGAGGGGTCAGGCTGTGTGGAGGACGGAGGGGGCTGGATGGAGGGGTCAGGCTGTGTGGAGGACGGAGGGGGCTGGATGGAGGGGTCAGGCTGTGTGGAGGACGGAGGGGGCTGGATGGAGGGGTCAGGCTGTGTGGAGGACGGAGGGGGCTGGATGGAGGGTGTAGGGTGTGTGTTGTCCTGTGTGGAGGACAACATACTGCAGAcaacagacagcagacagcagacaacagacagcagacagcagacaacGGACAACGGACAGCAGACAACAGAtaacagacagcagacagcagacaacagacaacagacagcagacaacagacaacagacagcGGACAGCAGACAACAGAtaacagacagcagacagcagacaacAGACAGCGGACAGCGGACAGCGGACAGCGGACAGCAGATAACAGACAGTAGACAACAGACAGCAGACAACAGACAACGGACAGCGGACAGCGGACAGCGGACAGCGGACAGCGGACAGCGGACAGCGGACAGCGGACAGCAGATAACAGACAGTAGACAACAGAcagcagacaacagacaacagacagcGGACAGCGGACAGCAGATAACAGACAGTAGACAACAGACAGCAGACAACAGACAGCGGACAGCGGACAGCGGACAACGGACAGCGGACAACGGACAGCGGACAGCGGACAACGGACAGCGGACAGCGGACAGCGGACAGCGGACAGCGGACAGCGGACAGCGGACAGCGGACAGCGGACAGCGGACAGCAGATAACAGACAGTAGACAACAGAcagcagacaacagacaacagacaacggACAGCGGACAGCGGACAGCGGACAGCGGACAGCAGATAACAGACAGTAGACAACAGACAGCAGACAACACCcaaaagctcaggaaatatacagatataggatcttaatttgagtcagttggctacagcaggaaaataatccttcagcgagagagagcgagagagagcgagagagagcgagagagagcgagagagcgagagagcgagagagaaagagagagagagagagagagagagagagagagagagagagagagagagagagagagagagagacagagagagagagagagagagagagagagagagagagagagagagtaccgatgtaatggtgaagatgaccgttatttagttataagttagttatagtttcattttttaaaatcttttatatttattacattacattacaccattttattgttaatatttttatatttaattttgtattattatttactgccattctatatttttatttgtcattgtttataattgtattacaatgtatattatatacattgttgctttggcaatattgacacaatgtttttcatgccaataaagcagcttgaatttgaatttgagagagagagagagagagagagagagagggggagagagagagagagagagagacagagagagagagagacagagaggggagagagagagagagagagagagagagagagagagagggagagagagagagagagagagagagacagagacagagacagagacagagagacagagagagagagacagacagagacagagacagagagagacagagagagagacagagagagagacagagagagagacagagagagagacagagagagacagagagagagagacagagagagaaagagagagagagagagagagagctgaaagaAAGAAAACACCCTACCTGCCTTtaacctcaatacaacacatttgAAATTCAAATGATGAATTTCAGATTTGACTGTCTGGCCTGCGATCTCAATGTGATAGCTAGGACTCAGTCAGTCATTCACTTTCATTACAAATTCACTTTGAAGTGAGAAGGATCTCCTTTGTGTTTCAGAGCTCCTCaagagtcagtcagacagacagacagacagacagacagacagacagacagacagacagacagatagacagagacaggcaggcaggcaggctatcaggcaggcagtcaggctggcagtcaggtagtcagtcagacagacagacagacagacagacagacagacagacagacagacagacagagacaggcaggcaggcaggctatcaggcaggcagtcaggctggcagtcaggtagtcagtcagacagacagacagatagacacacagacagacagacagacagacagacagagacaggcaggcaggcaggctatcaggcaggcagtcaggctggcagtcaggtagtcagtcagtcagacagacagacagacagacagagacaggcaggcaggcaggcaggctatcaggcaggcagtcaggctggcagtcaggtagtcagtcagacagacagacagacagacagacagacagagacaggcaggcaggcaggctatcaggcaggcagtcaggctggcagtcaggtagtcagtcagacagacagacagacagacagacagacaggcagacagacagacagagacaggcaggcaggcaggctatcaggcaggcagtcaggctggcagtcaggtagtcagtcagacagacagacagacagacagacagacagagacaggcaggcaggcaggctatcaggcaggcagtcaggctggcagtcaggtagtcagtcagacagacagacagacagacagagacaggcaggcaggcaggctatcaggcaggcagtcaggctggcagtcaggtagtcagtcagacagacagacaggcagacagacagacagacagacagacagacagagacaggcaggcaggcaggcaggcaggcaggcaggcagtcaagCAGGCAGGTAGTCAAGTAAACAGACAGTCAGTCATGTACCTCCCCAGTACCCAGCCCTTtcaacagacaggcaggcaagcaCCACACAAACCCCACCTCACCTCCCCAGTACCCAGCCCTTTCAACAGACAGGCACCACCCAAACCCCACCTCACCTCCCCAGTATCCAGCCCTTTCAACAGACAGGCACCACCCAAACCCCACCGCACCTCCATCAGTATCGAGCCCTTTCAACAGACAGGCACCACCCAAAccccacctcacctacccagtaCCCAGCCCTTTCAACAGACAGGCACCACCCAAACCCCACCTCACCTCCCCAGTACCCAGCCCtttcaacagacagacaggcaggcaccaCCCAAACCCCCCCTCACCTCCCCAGTATCCAGCCCTTtcaacagacaggcaggcaagcaCCACACAAACCCCACCTCACCTCCCCAGTACCCAGCCCTTTCAACAGACAGGCAAGCACCACCCAAACCCCACCTCACCTCCCCAGTACCCAGCCCtttcaacagacagacaggcaggcaccaCACAAACCCCACCTCACCTCCCCAGTACCCAGCCCtttcaacagacagacaggcaggcaccaCCCAAACCCCACCTCACCTCCCCAGTACCCAGCCCtttcaacagacagacaggcaggcaccaCCCAAACCCCACCTCACCTCCCCAGTACCCAGCCCTTtcaacagacaggcaggcaagcaCCACACAAACCCCACCTCACCTCCCCAGCCTCCAGCCCACCTCCGCCCTCTCCAGCCCAGCTTGGCAGCCGGCTCGCACCCTCTCCTCCAGATGGAGACCACCACCATTGCCTTTCTGCTTTCTATACAAGCAGGACAATTACCGCGCAGGTGTTCATTTGATTCAAAGAGACCTGGCGTGGCTGGAATAGAAAAGCCTGTGATGTTTTTTGCCTTGTCTAATGTTACGGGGTGATATTTTAACATTTTTTACGTTGCGTTACACTGTAAAGCGAGTGAGTGAGACTGCATATAATCGCAATGTCTTGTAAAACAGCAGTCATTCATATAAAAGAGAAAAGAGGTAACTCTGTCTCTATGGTAACCGGGTTACGTTTATCCCTGACCTATACTTATCCCGTGCCTGATGTAAGAGAGGTGGAAAAGAGATGTAACATTTGAAGAGCACTGCAGTTAACTCTCCCAGCTAACACAGAGGAGCAAGCCTACACGCTGTGTGTATTTGGATGTATTTTGTTGTGGAAACTAGACCGTAAAGCTTTACTAGACAAG is part of the Salvelinus fontinalis isolate EN_2023a chromosome 6, ASM2944872v1, whole genome shotgun sequence genome and harbors:
- the LOC129856756 gene encoding uncharacterized protein LOC129856756, which produces MVKKVLGNTSTTKDTRKQKGNGGGLHLEERVRAGCQAGLERAEVGWRLGSLTPPSSPLRPPHSLTPPSSPLRPPHSLTPPSSPLRPPHSLTPPSSPLRPPHSLTPPSSPLQPPHSLTPPSSPLCPPHSLTPSIQPPLSSTQPDPSIQPPPASTQPDPSIQPPPSSTQPTPSIQPPPASTQPDPSIQPPPASTQPDPPSSPLRPSHSLTPPSSPLCPPHSLTPSIQPPPASTQPDPSIQPPPASTQPDPSIQPPPASTQPDPSIQPPPSSTQPTPSIQPPPASTQPDPSIQPPPASTQPDPSIQPPPASTQPDPSIQPPPSSTQPTPSIQPPQSSTQPDPSIQPPQSSTQPDPSIQPPPSSTQPDPSIQPPPASTQPDPSIQPPLSSTQPDPSIQPPPSSTQPDPSIQPPYLTPSIQPPPSSTQPDPSIQPPPASTQPDPSIQPPPASTQPDPSIQPPPSSTQPDPSIQPPFSLSRSTHSLPDTIKPAHTLSPYRLQSPSNPHPSPCLHPVPANNLLQPPSSPAF